In Aegilops tauschii subsp. strangulata cultivar AL8/78 chromosome 3, Aet v6.0, whole genome shotgun sequence, one genomic interval encodes:
- the LOC109740150 gene encoding auxin efflux carrier component 3a isoform X3 produces MISLHDLYTVLAAVVPLYVAMILAYGSVRWWGIFTPDQCSGINRFVAIFAVPLLSFHFISTNDPYEMNLRFLAADTLQKLLVLALLAACSRLIPSRLDWSITLFSLSTLPNTLVMGIPLLMAMYGPYAGSLMVQIVVLQCIIWYTLLLFLFEFRAARLLIADQFPDTAASIVSLHVDPDVVSLEGGRAETESEVAADGRLHVTVRRSSVSRRSTLLATPRPSNLTGAEIYSLSSSQNPTPRGSNFNQADFFAVVGGAPPARVGGSSFGASEHYSLQSSQGPTPRESNLDEHSAGPKHATTDAGAQHNHDAKELHMFVWSSSSSPVSEAVSGLPMFTGGAGAAHLDAAAKEIRMVVPADPPQNGSCKENGGYTAAARGGGKAVEDDGDAAVQAGPDRLAAKLNSSPGDEDGAESGRARQHQMPPASVMTRLILIMVWRKLIRNPNTYSSLIGLTWSLVAFRWHVSMPTMVEKSISILSDAGLGMAMFSLGGCPRPLCSCLRPALHRVAPQLILPPRPRAHTPHACITPSTSPWAGLFMALQPSIIACGNSAAVASMAVRFLAGPAVTAAASAAVGLRGTLLKVAIVQ; encoded by the exons ATGATATCGTTGCATGACCTGTACACGGTCCTGGCGGCGGTGGTTCCGCTCTACGTGGCGATGATCCTGGCGTACGGCTCGGTGAGGTGGTGGGGCATCTTCACGCCCGACCAGTGCTCCGGCATCAACCGCTTCGTCGCCATCTTCGCCGTGCCGCTGCTCTCCTTCCACTTCATCTCCACCAACGACCCCTACGAGATGAACCTCCGCTTCCTGGCCGCGGACACGCTGCAGAAGCTCCTCGTCCTGGCCCTGCTCGCCGCGTGCTCGCGTCTGATCCCCTCGCGGCTGGACTGGTCCATCACGCTCTTCTCGCTGTCGACGCTGCCCAACACGCTCGTCATGGGGATACCTCTGCTCATGGCCATGTACGGCCCCTACGCCGGCTCGCTCATGGTCCAGATTGTCGTGCTCCAGTGCATCATCTGGTACACGCTGCTGCTCTTCCTCTTCGAGTTCCGCGCCGCTCGCCTGCTAATCGCTGACCAGTTCCCCGACACCGCGGCGTCCATCGTGTCGCTGCATGTAGACCCCGACGTGGTGTCGCTGGAGGGCGGCCGCGCGGAGACGGAGTCCGAGGTGGCGGCCGACGGGCGGCTGCACGTCACCGTGCGCCGGTCCTCGGTGTCGAGGCGGTCGACGCTGCTGGCGACGCCGCGGCCGTCGAATCTGACGGGCGCGGAGATCTACTCCTTGAGCTCGTCGCAGAACCCCACCCCGCGGGGCTCCAACTTCAACCAGGCGGACTTCTTCGCCGTCGTCGGTGGTGCGCCGCCCGCCAGGGTGGGCGGCTCGAGCTTCGGCGCCTCCGAGCACTACTCGCTGCAGTCGTCGCAGGGGCCGACGCCGAGGGAGTCCAACTTGGACGAGCACTCGGCAGGGCCAAAGCATGCCACGACAGACGCCGGAGCGCAGCACAACCATGACGCCAAGGAGCTCCACATGTTCGTGTGGAGCTCCAGCTCCTCTCCCGTCTCAGAAGCAGTAAGCGGCTTGCCGATGTTCACCGGCGGTGCAGGCGCAGCGCATCTCGATGCCGCCGCCAAGGAAATCCGCATGGTTGTCCCCGCGGACCCGCCGCAGAATGGCTCATGCAAAG AGAACGGGGGCTACACCGCGGCAGCGAGGGGAGGCGGAAAGGCagtggaggacgacggcgacgctgCGGTGCAGGCCGGGCCGGACAGGCTGGCGGCGAAGCTGAACTCCAGCCCCGGGGACGAGGACGGAGCGGAAAGCGGGCGGGCGCGGCAGCACCAAATGCCGCCGGCGAGCGTGATGACACGGCTCATACTGATCATGGTGTGGCGCAAGCTCATCCGCAACCCCAACACGTACTCCAGCCTAATCGGCCTCACCTGGTCCCTCGTCGCCTTCCG GTGGCACGTCTCCATGCCAACGATGGTCGAGAAGTCCATCTCCATCCTCTCGGACGCTGGGCTGGGGATGGCCATGTTTAGCCTGGGTGGGTGCCCACGCCCCTTGTGCTCCTGTCTCCGCCCAGCCCTACACCGTGTCGCACCGCAATTAATCCTCCCCCCTCGCCCTCGTGCCCACACcccgcatgcatgcataacaCCGTCAACCTCTCCCTGGGCAGGACTGTTCATGGCGCTGCAGCCGAGCATCATCGCCTGCGGcaactccgccgccgtcgcctccatGGCCGTCCGCTTCCTCGCGGGCCCTGCCGTCACTGCTGCCGCGTCAGCCGCCGTCGGTCTACGTGGGACGCTCCTTAAGGTCGCCATTGTTCAG TAA
- the LOC109740150 gene encoding auxin efflux carrier component 3a isoform X7, whose product MISLHDLYTVLAAVVPLYVAMILAYGSVRWWGIFTPDQCSGINRFVAIFAVPLLSFHFISTNDPYEMNLRFLAADTLQKLLVLALLAACSRLIPSRLDWSITLFSLSTLPNTLVMGIPLLMAMYGPYAGSLMVQIVVLQCIIWYTLLLFLFEFRAARLLIADQFPDTAASIVSLHVDPDVVSLEGGRAETESEVAADGRLHVTVRRSSVSRRSTLLATPRPSNLTGAEIYSLSSSQNPTPRGSNFNQADFFAVVGGAPPARVGGSSFGASEHYSLQSSQGPTPRESNLDEHSAGPKHATTDAGAQHNHDAKELHMFVWSSSSSPVSEAVSGLPMFTGGAGAAHLDAAAKEIRMVVPADPPQNGSCKENGGYTAAARGGGKAVEDDGDAAVQAGPDRLAAKLNSSPGDEDGAESGRARQHQMPPASVMTRLILIMVWRKLIRNPNTYSSLIGLTWSLVAFRTVHGAAAEHHRLRQLRRRRLHGRPLPRGPCRHCCRVSRRRSTWDAP is encoded by the exons ATGATATCGTTGCATGACCTGTACACGGTCCTGGCGGCGGTGGTTCCGCTCTACGTGGCGATGATCCTGGCGTACGGCTCGGTGAGGTGGTGGGGCATCTTCACGCCCGACCAGTGCTCCGGCATCAACCGCTTCGTCGCCATCTTCGCCGTGCCGCTGCTCTCCTTCCACTTCATCTCCACCAACGACCCCTACGAGATGAACCTCCGCTTCCTGGCCGCGGACACGCTGCAGAAGCTCCTCGTCCTGGCCCTGCTCGCCGCGTGCTCGCGTCTGATCCCCTCGCGGCTGGACTGGTCCATCACGCTCTTCTCGCTGTCGACGCTGCCCAACACGCTCGTCATGGGGATACCTCTGCTCATGGCCATGTACGGCCCCTACGCCGGCTCGCTCATGGTCCAGATTGTCGTGCTCCAGTGCATCATCTGGTACACGCTGCTGCTCTTCCTCTTCGAGTTCCGCGCCGCTCGCCTGCTAATCGCTGACCAGTTCCCCGACACCGCGGCGTCCATCGTGTCGCTGCATGTAGACCCCGACGTGGTGTCGCTGGAGGGCGGCCGCGCGGAGACGGAGTCCGAGGTGGCGGCCGACGGGCGGCTGCACGTCACCGTGCGCCGGTCCTCGGTGTCGAGGCGGTCGACGCTGCTGGCGACGCCGCGGCCGTCGAATCTGACGGGCGCGGAGATCTACTCCTTGAGCTCGTCGCAGAACCCCACCCCGCGGGGCTCCAACTTCAACCAGGCGGACTTCTTCGCCGTCGTCGGTGGTGCGCCGCCCGCCAGGGTGGGCGGCTCGAGCTTCGGCGCCTCCGAGCACTACTCGCTGCAGTCGTCGCAGGGGCCGACGCCGAGGGAGTCCAACTTGGACGAGCACTCGGCAGGGCCAAAGCATGCCACGACAGACGCCGGAGCGCAGCACAACCATGACGCCAAGGAGCTCCACATGTTCGTGTGGAGCTCCAGCTCCTCTCCCGTCTCAGAAGCAGTAAGCGGCTTGCCGATGTTCACCGGCGGTGCAGGCGCAGCGCATCTCGATGCCGCCGCCAAGGAAATCCGCATGGTTGTCCCCGCGGACCCGCCGCAGAATGGCTCATGCAAAG AGAACGGGGGCTACACCGCGGCAGCGAGGGGAGGCGGAAAGGCagtggaggacgacggcgacgctgCGGTGCAGGCCGGGCCGGACAGGCTGGCGGCGAAGCTGAACTCCAGCCCCGGGGACGAGGACGGAGCGGAAAGCGGGCGGGCGCGGCAGCACCAAATGCCGCCGGCGAGCGTGATGACACGGCTCATACTGATCATGGTGTGGCGCAAGCTCATCCGCAACCCCAACACGTACTCCAGCCTAATCGGCCTCACCTGGTCCCTCGTCGCCTTCCG GACTGTTCATGGCGCTGCAGCCGAGCATCATCGCCTGCGGcaactccgccgccgtcgcctccatGGCCGTCCGCTTCCTCGCGGGCCCTGCCGTCACTGCTGCCGCGTCAGCCGCCGTCGGTCTACGTGGGACGCTCCTTAA
- the LOC109740150 gene encoding auxin efflux carrier component 3a isoform X6, producing MISLHDLYTVLAAVVPLYVAMILAYGSVRWWGIFTPDQCSGINRFVAIFAVPLLSFHFISTNDPYEMNLRFLAADTLQKLLVLALLAACSRLIPSRLDWSITLFSLSTLPNTLVMGIPLLMAMYGPYAGSLMVQIVVLQCIIWYTLLLFLFEFRAARLLIADQFPDTAASIVSLHVDPDVVSLEGGRAETESEVAADGRLHVTVRRSSVSRRSTLLATPRPSNLTGAEIYSLSSSQNPTPRGSNFNQADFFAVVGGAPPARVGGSSFGASEHYSLQSSQGPTPRESNLDEHSAGPKHATTDAGAQHNHDAKELHMFVWSSSSSPVSEAVSGLPMFTGGAGAAHLDAAAKEIRMVVPADPPQNGSCKANCRERGLHRGSEGRRKGSGGRRRRCGAGRAGQAGGEAELQPRGRGRSGKRAGAAAPNAAGERDDTAHTDHGVAQAHPQPQHVLQPNRPHLVPRRLPDCSWRCSRASSPAATPPPSPPWPSASSRALPSLLPRQPPSVYVGRSLRSPLFRRLYHKGLYLLFSPRNTMSILTS from the exons ATGATATCGTTGCATGACCTGTACACGGTCCTGGCGGCGGTGGTTCCGCTCTACGTGGCGATGATCCTGGCGTACGGCTCGGTGAGGTGGTGGGGCATCTTCACGCCCGACCAGTGCTCCGGCATCAACCGCTTCGTCGCCATCTTCGCCGTGCCGCTGCTCTCCTTCCACTTCATCTCCACCAACGACCCCTACGAGATGAACCTCCGCTTCCTGGCCGCGGACACGCTGCAGAAGCTCCTCGTCCTGGCCCTGCTCGCCGCGTGCTCGCGTCTGATCCCCTCGCGGCTGGACTGGTCCATCACGCTCTTCTCGCTGTCGACGCTGCCCAACACGCTCGTCATGGGGATACCTCTGCTCATGGCCATGTACGGCCCCTACGCCGGCTCGCTCATGGTCCAGATTGTCGTGCTCCAGTGCATCATCTGGTACACGCTGCTGCTCTTCCTCTTCGAGTTCCGCGCCGCTCGCCTGCTAATCGCTGACCAGTTCCCCGACACCGCGGCGTCCATCGTGTCGCTGCATGTAGACCCCGACGTGGTGTCGCTGGAGGGCGGCCGCGCGGAGACGGAGTCCGAGGTGGCGGCCGACGGGCGGCTGCACGTCACCGTGCGCCGGTCCTCGGTGTCGAGGCGGTCGACGCTGCTGGCGACGCCGCGGCCGTCGAATCTGACGGGCGCGGAGATCTACTCCTTGAGCTCGTCGCAGAACCCCACCCCGCGGGGCTCCAACTTCAACCAGGCGGACTTCTTCGCCGTCGTCGGTGGTGCGCCGCCCGCCAGGGTGGGCGGCTCGAGCTTCGGCGCCTCCGAGCACTACTCGCTGCAGTCGTCGCAGGGGCCGACGCCGAGGGAGTCCAACTTGGACGAGCACTCGGCAGGGCCAAAGCATGCCACGACAGACGCCGGAGCGCAGCACAACCATGACGCCAAGGAGCTCCACATGTTCGTGTGGAGCTCCAGCTCCTCTCCCGTCTCAGAAGCAGTAAGCGGCTTGCCGATGTTCACCGGCGGTGCAGGCGCAGCGCATCTCGATGCCGCCGCCAAGGAAATCCGCATGGTTGTCCCCGCGGACCCGCCGCAGAATGGCTCATGCAAAG CAAATTGTAGAGAACGGGGGCTACACCGCGGCAGCGAGGGGAGGCGGAAAGGCagtggaggacgacggcgacgctgCGGTGCAGGCCGGGCCGGACAGGCTGGCGGCGAAGCTGAACTCCAGCCCCGGGGACGAGGACGGAGCGGAAAGCGGGCGGGCGCGGCAGCACCAAATGCCGCCGGCGAGCGTGATGACACGGCTCATACTGATCATGGTGTGGCGCAAGCTCATCCGCAACCCCAACACGTACTCCAGCCTAATCGGCCTCACCTGGTCCCTCGTCGCCTTCCG GACTGTTCATGGCGCTGCAGCCGAGCATCATCGCCTGCGGcaactccgccgccgtcgcctccatGGCCGTCCGCTTCCTCGCGGGCCCTGCCGTCACTGCTGCCGCGTCAGCCGCCGTCGGTCTACGTGGGACGCTCCTTAAGGTCGCCATTGTTCAG GCGGCTCTACCACAAGGGATTGTACCTTTTGTTTTCGCCAAGGAATACAATGTCCATCCTGACATCCTGA
- the LOC109740150 gene encoding auxin efflux carrier component 3a isoform X4 yields MISLHDLYTVLAAVVPLYVAMILAYGSVRWWGIFTPDQCSGINRFVAIFAVPLLSFHFISTNDPYEMNLRFLAADTLQKLLVLALLAACSRLIPSRLDWSITLFSLSTLPNTLVMGIPLLMAMYGPYAGSLMVQIVVLQCIIWYTLLLFLFEFRAARLLIADQFPDTAASIVSLHVDPDVVSLEGGRAETESEVAADGRLHVTVRRSSVSRRSTLLATPRPSNLTGAEIYSLSSSQNPTPRGSNFNQADFFAVVGGAPPARVGGSSFGASEHYSLQSSQGPTPRESNLDEHSAGPKHATTDAGAQHNHDAKELHMFVWSSSSSPVSEAVSGLPMFTGGAGAAHLDAAAKEIRMVVPADPPQNGSCKENGGYTAAARGGGKAVEDDGDAAVQAGPDRLAAKLNSSPGDEDGAESGRARQHQMPPASVMTRLILIMVWRKLIRNPNTYSSLIGLTWSLVAFRWHVSMPTMVEKSISILSDAGLGMAMFSLGLFMALQPSIIACGNSAAVASMAVRFLAGPAVTAAASAAVGLRGTLLKVAIVQ; encoded by the exons ATGATATCGTTGCATGACCTGTACACGGTCCTGGCGGCGGTGGTTCCGCTCTACGTGGCGATGATCCTGGCGTACGGCTCGGTGAGGTGGTGGGGCATCTTCACGCCCGACCAGTGCTCCGGCATCAACCGCTTCGTCGCCATCTTCGCCGTGCCGCTGCTCTCCTTCCACTTCATCTCCACCAACGACCCCTACGAGATGAACCTCCGCTTCCTGGCCGCGGACACGCTGCAGAAGCTCCTCGTCCTGGCCCTGCTCGCCGCGTGCTCGCGTCTGATCCCCTCGCGGCTGGACTGGTCCATCACGCTCTTCTCGCTGTCGACGCTGCCCAACACGCTCGTCATGGGGATACCTCTGCTCATGGCCATGTACGGCCCCTACGCCGGCTCGCTCATGGTCCAGATTGTCGTGCTCCAGTGCATCATCTGGTACACGCTGCTGCTCTTCCTCTTCGAGTTCCGCGCCGCTCGCCTGCTAATCGCTGACCAGTTCCCCGACACCGCGGCGTCCATCGTGTCGCTGCATGTAGACCCCGACGTGGTGTCGCTGGAGGGCGGCCGCGCGGAGACGGAGTCCGAGGTGGCGGCCGACGGGCGGCTGCACGTCACCGTGCGCCGGTCCTCGGTGTCGAGGCGGTCGACGCTGCTGGCGACGCCGCGGCCGTCGAATCTGACGGGCGCGGAGATCTACTCCTTGAGCTCGTCGCAGAACCCCACCCCGCGGGGCTCCAACTTCAACCAGGCGGACTTCTTCGCCGTCGTCGGTGGTGCGCCGCCCGCCAGGGTGGGCGGCTCGAGCTTCGGCGCCTCCGAGCACTACTCGCTGCAGTCGTCGCAGGGGCCGACGCCGAGGGAGTCCAACTTGGACGAGCACTCGGCAGGGCCAAAGCATGCCACGACAGACGCCGGAGCGCAGCACAACCATGACGCCAAGGAGCTCCACATGTTCGTGTGGAGCTCCAGCTCCTCTCCCGTCTCAGAAGCAGTAAGCGGCTTGCCGATGTTCACCGGCGGTGCAGGCGCAGCGCATCTCGATGCCGCCGCCAAGGAAATCCGCATGGTTGTCCCCGCGGACCCGCCGCAGAATGGCTCATGCAAAG AGAACGGGGGCTACACCGCGGCAGCGAGGGGAGGCGGAAAGGCagtggaggacgacggcgacgctgCGGTGCAGGCCGGGCCGGACAGGCTGGCGGCGAAGCTGAACTCCAGCCCCGGGGACGAGGACGGAGCGGAAAGCGGGCGGGCGCGGCAGCACCAAATGCCGCCGGCGAGCGTGATGACACGGCTCATACTGATCATGGTGTGGCGCAAGCTCATCCGCAACCCCAACACGTACTCCAGCCTAATCGGCCTCACCTGGTCCCTCGTCGCCTTCCG GTGGCACGTCTCCATGCCAACGATGGTCGAGAAGTCCATCTCCATCCTCTCGGACGCTGGGCTGGGGATGGCCATGTTTAGCCTGG GACTGTTCATGGCGCTGCAGCCGAGCATCATCGCCTGCGGcaactccgccgccgtcgcctccatGGCCGTCCGCTTCCTCGCGGGCCCTGCCGTCACTGCTGCCGCGTCAGCCGCCGTCGGTCTACGTGGGACGCTCCTTAAGGTCGCCATTGTTCAG TAA
- the LOC109740150 gene encoding auxin efflux carrier component 3a isoform X1, with the protein MISLHDLYTVLAAVVPLYVAMILAYGSVRWWGIFTPDQCSGINRFVAIFAVPLLSFHFISTNDPYEMNLRFLAADTLQKLLVLALLAACSRLIPSRLDWSITLFSLSTLPNTLVMGIPLLMAMYGPYAGSLMVQIVVLQCIIWYTLLLFLFEFRAARLLIADQFPDTAASIVSLHVDPDVVSLEGGRAETESEVAADGRLHVTVRRSSVSRRSTLLATPRPSNLTGAEIYSLSSSQNPTPRGSNFNQADFFAVVGGAPPARVGGSSFGASEHYSLQSSQGPTPRESNLDEHSAGPKHATTDAGAQHNHDAKELHMFVWSSSSSPVSEAVSGLPMFTGGAGAAHLDAAAKEIRMVVPADPPQNGSCKENGGYTAAARGGGKAVEDDGDAAVQAGPDRLAAKLNSSPGDEDGAESGRARQHQMPPASVMTRLILIMVWRKLIRNPNTYSSLIGLTWSLVAFRWHVSMPTMVEKSISILSDAGLGMAMFSLGGCPRPLCSCLRPALHRVAPQLILPPRPRAHTPHACITPSTSPWAGLFMALQPSIIACGNSAAVASMAVRFLAGPAVTAAASAAVGLRGTLLKVAIVQAALPQGIVPFVFAKEYNVHPDILSTAVIFGMLIALPITLAYYALLGLVH; encoded by the exons ATGATATCGTTGCATGACCTGTACACGGTCCTGGCGGCGGTGGTTCCGCTCTACGTGGCGATGATCCTGGCGTACGGCTCGGTGAGGTGGTGGGGCATCTTCACGCCCGACCAGTGCTCCGGCATCAACCGCTTCGTCGCCATCTTCGCCGTGCCGCTGCTCTCCTTCCACTTCATCTCCACCAACGACCCCTACGAGATGAACCTCCGCTTCCTGGCCGCGGACACGCTGCAGAAGCTCCTCGTCCTGGCCCTGCTCGCCGCGTGCTCGCGTCTGATCCCCTCGCGGCTGGACTGGTCCATCACGCTCTTCTCGCTGTCGACGCTGCCCAACACGCTCGTCATGGGGATACCTCTGCTCATGGCCATGTACGGCCCCTACGCCGGCTCGCTCATGGTCCAGATTGTCGTGCTCCAGTGCATCATCTGGTACACGCTGCTGCTCTTCCTCTTCGAGTTCCGCGCCGCTCGCCTGCTAATCGCTGACCAGTTCCCCGACACCGCGGCGTCCATCGTGTCGCTGCATGTAGACCCCGACGTGGTGTCGCTGGAGGGCGGCCGCGCGGAGACGGAGTCCGAGGTGGCGGCCGACGGGCGGCTGCACGTCACCGTGCGCCGGTCCTCGGTGTCGAGGCGGTCGACGCTGCTGGCGACGCCGCGGCCGTCGAATCTGACGGGCGCGGAGATCTACTCCTTGAGCTCGTCGCAGAACCCCACCCCGCGGGGCTCCAACTTCAACCAGGCGGACTTCTTCGCCGTCGTCGGTGGTGCGCCGCCCGCCAGGGTGGGCGGCTCGAGCTTCGGCGCCTCCGAGCACTACTCGCTGCAGTCGTCGCAGGGGCCGACGCCGAGGGAGTCCAACTTGGACGAGCACTCGGCAGGGCCAAAGCATGCCACGACAGACGCCGGAGCGCAGCACAACCATGACGCCAAGGAGCTCCACATGTTCGTGTGGAGCTCCAGCTCCTCTCCCGTCTCAGAAGCAGTAAGCGGCTTGCCGATGTTCACCGGCGGTGCAGGCGCAGCGCATCTCGATGCCGCCGCCAAGGAAATCCGCATGGTTGTCCCCGCGGACCCGCCGCAGAATGGCTCATGCAAAG AGAACGGGGGCTACACCGCGGCAGCGAGGGGAGGCGGAAAGGCagtggaggacgacggcgacgctgCGGTGCAGGCCGGGCCGGACAGGCTGGCGGCGAAGCTGAACTCCAGCCCCGGGGACGAGGACGGAGCGGAAAGCGGGCGGGCGCGGCAGCACCAAATGCCGCCGGCGAGCGTGATGACACGGCTCATACTGATCATGGTGTGGCGCAAGCTCATCCGCAACCCCAACACGTACTCCAGCCTAATCGGCCTCACCTGGTCCCTCGTCGCCTTCCG GTGGCACGTCTCCATGCCAACGATGGTCGAGAAGTCCATCTCCATCCTCTCGGACGCTGGGCTGGGGATGGCCATGTTTAGCCTGGGTGGGTGCCCACGCCCCTTGTGCTCCTGTCTCCGCCCAGCCCTACACCGTGTCGCACCGCAATTAATCCTCCCCCCTCGCCCTCGTGCCCACACcccgcatgcatgcataacaCCGTCAACCTCTCCCTGGGCAGGACTGTTCATGGCGCTGCAGCCGAGCATCATCGCCTGCGGcaactccgccgccgtcgcctccatGGCCGTCCGCTTCCTCGCGGGCCCTGCCGTCACTGCTGCCGCGTCAGCCGCCGTCGGTCTACGTGGGACGCTCCTTAAGGTCGCCATTGTTCAG GCGGCTCTACCACAAGGGATTGTACCTTTTGTTTTCGCCAAGGAATACAATGTCCATCCTGACATCCTGAGTACTGC CGTAATTTTTGGCATGCTAATAGCTCTTCCGATTACATTGGCCTACTACGCCCTTCTTGGACTGGTACACTGA
- the LOC109740150 gene encoding auxin efflux carrier component 3a isoform X2 — protein sequence MISLHDLYTVLAAVVPLYVAMILAYGSVRWWGIFTPDQCSGINRFVAIFAVPLLSFHFISTNDPYEMNLRFLAADTLQKLLVLALLAACSRLIPSRLDWSITLFSLSTLPNTLVMGIPLLMAMYGPYAGSLMVQIVVLQCIIWYTLLLFLFEFRAARLLIADQFPDTAASIVSLHVDPDVVSLEGGRAETESEVAADGRLHVTVRRSSVSRRSTLLATPRPSNLTGAEIYSLSSSQNPTPRGSNFNQADFFAVVGGAPPARVGGSSFGASEHYSLQSSQGPTPRESNLDEHSAGPKHATTDAGAQHNHDAKELHMFVWSSSSSPVSEAVSGLPMFTGGAGAAHLDAAAKEIRMVVPADPPQNGSCKENGGYTAAARGGGKAVEDDGDAAVQAGPDRLAAKLNSSPGDEDGAESGRARQHQMPPASVMTRLILIMVWRKLIRNPNTYSSLIGLTWSLVAFRWHVSMPTMVEKSISILSDAGLGMAMFSLGLFMALQPSIIACGNSAAVASMAVRFLAGPAVTAAASAAVGLRGTLLKVAIVQAALPQGIVPFVFAKEYNVHPDILSTAVIFGMLIALPITLAYYALLGLVH from the exons ATGATATCGTTGCATGACCTGTACACGGTCCTGGCGGCGGTGGTTCCGCTCTACGTGGCGATGATCCTGGCGTACGGCTCGGTGAGGTGGTGGGGCATCTTCACGCCCGACCAGTGCTCCGGCATCAACCGCTTCGTCGCCATCTTCGCCGTGCCGCTGCTCTCCTTCCACTTCATCTCCACCAACGACCCCTACGAGATGAACCTCCGCTTCCTGGCCGCGGACACGCTGCAGAAGCTCCTCGTCCTGGCCCTGCTCGCCGCGTGCTCGCGTCTGATCCCCTCGCGGCTGGACTGGTCCATCACGCTCTTCTCGCTGTCGACGCTGCCCAACACGCTCGTCATGGGGATACCTCTGCTCATGGCCATGTACGGCCCCTACGCCGGCTCGCTCATGGTCCAGATTGTCGTGCTCCAGTGCATCATCTGGTACACGCTGCTGCTCTTCCTCTTCGAGTTCCGCGCCGCTCGCCTGCTAATCGCTGACCAGTTCCCCGACACCGCGGCGTCCATCGTGTCGCTGCATGTAGACCCCGACGTGGTGTCGCTGGAGGGCGGCCGCGCGGAGACGGAGTCCGAGGTGGCGGCCGACGGGCGGCTGCACGTCACCGTGCGCCGGTCCTCGGTGTCGAGGCGGTCGACGCTGCTGGCGACGCCGCGGCCGTCGAATCTGACGGGCGCGGAGATCTACTCCTTGAGCTCGTCGCAGAACCCCACCCCGCGGGGCTCCAACTTCAACCAGGCGGACTTCTTCGCCGTCGTCGGTGGTGCGCCGCCCGCCAGGGTGGGCGGCTCGAGCTTCGGCGCCTCCGAGCACTACTCGCTGCAGTCGTCGCAGGGGCCGACGCCGAGGGAGTCCAACTTGGACGAGCACTCGGCAGGGCCAAAGCATGCCACGACAGACGCCGGAGCGCAGCACAACCATGACGCCAAGGAGCTCCACATGTTCGTGTGGAGCTCCAGCTCCTCTCCCGTCTCAGAAGCAGTAAGCGGCTTGCCGATGTTCACCGGCGGTGCAGGCGCAGCGCATCTCGATGCCGCCGCCAAGGAAATCCGCATGGTTGTCCCCGCGGACCCGCCGCAGAATGGCTCATGCAAAG AGAACGGGGGCTACACCGCGGCAGCGAGGGGAGGCGGAAAGGCagtggaggacgacggcgacgctgCGGTGCAGGCCGGGCCGGACAGGCTGGCGGCGAAGCTGAACTCCAGCCCCGGGGACGAGGACGGAGCGGAAAGCGGGCGGGCGCGGCAGCACCAAATGCCGCCGGCGAGCGTGATGACACGGCTCATACTGATCATGGTGTGGCGCAAGCTCATCCGCAACCCCAACACGTACTCCAGCCTAATCGGCCTCACCTGGTCCCTCGTCGCCTTCCG GTGGCACGTCTCCATGCCAACGATGGTCGAGAAGTCCATCTCCATCCTCTCGGACGCTGGGCTGGGGATGGCCATGTTTAGCCTGG GACTGTTCATGGCGCTGCAGCCGAGCATCATCGCCTGCGGcaactccgccgccgtcgcctccatGGCCGTCCGCTTCCTCGCGGGCCCTGCCGTCACTGCTGCCGCGTCAGCCGCCGTCGGTCTACGTGGGACGCTCCTTAAGGTCGCCATTGTTCAG GCGGCTCTACCACAAGGGATTGTACCTTTTGTTTTCGCCAAGGAATACAATGTCCATCCTGACATCCTGAGTACTGC CGTAATTTTTGGCATGCTAATAGCTCTTCCGATTACATTGGCCTACTACGCCCTTCTTGGACTGGTACACTGA